The DNA window TTTCGAGGACGCGTAGTGGGGTTCGTAGTCCGCTCCGGCGTGAGCCAGTCGCGAGGAGAGGTTGATCACCGACGGTCCCTCGGGAACGCTCGAGTCCTCGAGGTGGGAGAGCGCGGCTTTCGTCACCGCAAACGTGCCGGTGACGTTGACGTCCAGCAGCCGCTGGAACTCTTCGGGGGAGAGGTCGGGCGTGTACCGGTGTTCGTTGATCCCGGCGTTGTTGACGACGTGATCGAGCGATCCGAACGCGTCGACGGTTTCCTCGACACAGGCCTCGACGGCGTCGGGATCGCCGACGTCCGCCTGCACTGCTCGAGCGCGCTGGTCCGTCTCGGTTTCGATCGTGTCGACGACGTCCCGGGCCGCCCCGTCGCTGCTTCGGTAGTTCACCGCGACGTCGTAGCCGTCGGCTGCGAAGCGACGGGCGATACCGCGACCGATTCCTCGAGACGCACCGGTAACGAGTGCTGCGGGCATACTCGAGCATTCGCAGGCGCGTGCTAATAGTTTACTCTCGACACCCAGTGCGACGCTCTCGAAATCCATCGCGACGCAGCAAGTAAGAAGTCGTTGACCGAACGGTCTCAGTCGTTATTCGCTCCGGCCCGTGTACTGCCCGTCTGGGTCGAGATCCTCGCGAATGATTCGCAGTTCCTCGTCGTCGGGTTCGGGCGTCGTCTTCACGTCGTCGGCGAAGGCGATGTCCCAGCCAGTGTTCTCGCGAACTTCCTCGCGGGTGGCCTCCGGATGGAGCGAGTCGACGTACATCTCACCCGCTTCGTCGAAGCGACAGACGGCGAGATCGGTGATGATGGCCTCGGGGCCGCCCTCGAGGCCGAGTTCCCGCCGTCCCTCGCGGCCGCCGACGAAGCCGGGACTCGTGATGAAGTCGACCTCCTCGGGGAATCGTCGCTCTGAGTGGGGCGTGACGACCAGTGTGCGATCGACGTGACACGCGATCTCACAGGCCCCGCCGCTACCCGGCAGTCGGACGGCCGGATCGTCGTAGTCGCCGATGACCGTCGAATTGATATTTCCGTGCTTGTCGATCTGTGCGCCGCCGAGGAAGCCCACGTCGAGGCGATTCGCTTGCAGATAGTAGTTGAAACCGTTCGCCATCGGTTCGATCGAGAGTGCACCGGAGGCCAGCCCCGGATCGCCGATCGACAACGGCGGGGACTCCGGATTCGAGCCGATCGTCCCCGACTCGTACATCATCTGTAACCCTGGCGCGTGCGTTCGCTTCGCGACGTTACAGGCGAGGTTCGGCATTCCGATCCCTACCAGGACCGAATCGTCGTCCGTGAGTTCTCGTGCCGCCGATACGACCATCAGTTCGCTGTTCGTGTACGTCATCGTGTCTCGAGTGTGTCGGTTGTGTCAGTTGCGTCGATTGCGTCGGTGTTACCACCCACATCGGGTGCGTCGATTCTGGGTTCGTGCGCGCTGGTGCCCGCCTGCACGGTCAGTATCGCCCCATGTCGACCGGCGTGGCGTAGTCGCTCTCGGGCTCGAGCTCGAGCAGCTGTGAGGCGCCGAGCTTTTCGACGTACTCGCGTCGATCTTCGACGTCGTAGACCCACTCGTCGAGCCAGGCTTCGACCTGGTCGACGTCGCTCGCGATTTCGGCCCACTCGATGTACGCCTCGTTGTCCCGGCCGTAGTAGCCCTGTGCGTAGGAGGGGTGAGAGCCGTAGGGATCCTCGACGACGTAATCCACGTCGTCACCCGTGAGCAGCGTCCGGTTGGGATCGCTGCGGATCGTCTCCTCCGAGCACAACTCCTCGACGGTGAGGATCACC is part of the Natronorubrum sediminis genome and encodes:
- a CDS encoding SDR family NAD(P)-dependent oxidoreductase — translated: MPAALVTGASRGIGRGIARRFAADGYDVAVNYRSSDGAARDVVDTIETETDQRARAVQADVGDPDAVEACVEETVDAFGSLDHVVNNAGINEHRYTPDLSPEEFQRLLDVNVTGTFAVTKAALSHLEDSSVPEGPSVINLSSRLAHAGADYEPHYASSKAGIIALTKSHALEFGPTIRINAIAPGFIETDMTDATTSEESKAQKRQEVIPVGRLGTPEDIGQAAAYLRDAGFVTGETLNVNGGQRMQ
- a CDS encoding CoA-transferase subunit beta; this encodes MTYTNSELMVVSAARELTDDDSVLVGIGMPNLACNVAKRTHAPGLQMMYESGTIGSNPESPPLSIGDPGLASGALSIEPMANGFNYYLQANRLDVGFLGGAQIDKHGNINSTVIGDYDDPAVRLPGSGGACEIACHVDRTLVVTPHSERRFPEEVDFITSPGFVGGREGRRELGLEGGPEAIITDLAVCRFDEAGEMYVDSLHPEATREEVRENTGWDIAFADDVKTTPEPDDEELRIIREDLDPDGQYTGRSE